Proteins encoded by one window of Ascochyta rabiei chromosome 1, complete sequence:
- a CDS encoding Bacterial ABC-type protein transporter translates to MHIYSILFYNSHIYSMFNTVRLTTSLLRSLRPATLNSTKYFSTTTRTMDAYKKAGNRKDEPPQHEMVHFAGLLSSKREFGDFRTVLHTGLFSQIVAMEVPVGGDIGDEVHTVDQILMFTSGRGLATVNGKDQEVKAGDVVVVPAGTQHQFVTKGDTPLELITVYAPGEHLPTSVHKTKEIGDKEEEDGIDEAPEWSQKSKKENVDKGLVNESGKY, encoded by the exons ATGCACATATACTCCATCCTTTTCTACAATTCTCACATATACTCAATGTTCAATACTGTACGACTTACGACCTCGCTGCTTCGATCTTTACGACCAGCTACACTCAACTCGACAAAGTACTTCTCTACCACCACACGCACAATGGACGCCTACAAGAAGGCCGGGAACCGCAAGGACGAGCCGCCACAGCACGAGATGGTCCATTTCGCAGGACTGCTGAGCAGCAAGCGCGAATTTGGAGACTTCAGGACGGTGCTGCACACGGGACTTTTCAGCCAGATCGTGGCTATGGAAGTCCCTGTTGGCGGTGACATTGGCGACGAG GTACACACTGTCGATCAGATCCTCATGTTCACATCCGGCCGCGGTCTGGCCACTGTTAATGGCAAGGACCAAGAAGTCAAGGCTGGCGATGTTGTCGTTGTCCCTGCAGGCACACAGCACCAGTTCGTCACCAAGGGCGACACACCGCTTGAGTTGATCACTGTATATGCGCCGGGCGAGCATCTGCCGACGAGCGTGCACAAGACTAAGGAGATCGGCgacaaggaggaggaggatggtATCGATGAAGCGCCCGAGTGGAGCCAAaagagcaagaaggagaatGTGGATAAGGGACTAGTCAATGAGAGTGGGAAGTACTGA